The region AAAGCAAATAGAGTATATCAGAAAATATCATGAATGCAAGCAAAAAATAATGCAAGTCCTCTACAAGTCCCAAACAAACCTTTAAAATATAGATAATAATGACGAGGAGGGGTATAGTGAAAACAAGGCTAACCTCATTATTACAAATTAAGCGTCCAATTATCCAAGGGGGACTGGCTTATCTTGCCTACGCAGACTTGGCAGCAGCCGTATCTCGTGCGGGTGGATTAGGTCAAATCACGGCGATGTCGCTATCATCCTCCAGCGAATTGGAAAGAGAAATCAATAAAGTATATGAGCAGACGGATCAACCTTTTGGTGTGAATTTTGCCATTGGTCAACACGGACGACCTTATGAAGAGATGCTAGAGGTCGCCATTGAGAAAAAAGTGCCCGTGATTAGTATGACTGGTGGCAACCCTCAACCGCTACTCGAACGCCTACAAGGAACGGGAACAGCCACGCTAGTGCTCGTCTCATCCGTGCGCCAGGCCCAAAAAGCGGAAGCGCTAGGGGCCGATGCGGTTATGGCGGTAGGACAAGAAGGGGGCGGGCATTTAGGGCGTGACGATACGGGTACGATGGTCCTCATTCCGCGTGTTGTTGACGCTGTATCCATCCCTGTTGCCGCAAGTGGCGGAATAGGAGATGGAAGAGGACTACTCGCTGCGTTAGCTTTAGGGGCGGACGGGATTGAGATGGGCACACGCTTTATCGCCACCAAAGAATGCTTGCATGCTCATCAAGCTTATCAGTCCCTTATCCTGCAAGGGAGTGAAAATGACACTGTGGTGATTAAGCGTACCCTTGGGGCCCCGGCCAGAGCTTTGGATACGCGAACCACGCGCTTAATTCTAGAAAAAGAAGGGCAAGGTGCCACTTACGACCATCTCCAACCCCTTATCAGTGGTCAAACAAATAAAAAATTAATTCACGAAGGTCATATAGACGAAGGGTTCGGCTGGGCAGGTCAGGTGATAGGAATGATTGACGATGTCCCTAGTGTGGCAGATCTGCTAGAGCGAATGGAGGAAGAGGCACAGGCGCGGGTCAAGAGATGTCAAGAAGCAGTAGATAACAATGGATAACAAAACCCTCAGCGACTGCAATCGCTGAGGGTTTGATAAATGCTTAATTACTGCTCCTGATAGGCCAATTGATATAAAGGCACTAAGGTCTCCAATGTGTCCTTTGTATACTGCATGAATCGCTCCCCGTCGGAAAGTAGCGAATCGTTAGCGGCAATGTGGCGC is a window of Caldalkalibacillus salinus DNA encoding:
- a CDS encoding NAD(P)H-dependent flavin oxidoreductase, which produces MTRRGIVKTRLTSLLQIKRPIIQGGLAYLAYADLAAAVSRAGGLGQITAMSLSSSSELEREINKVYEQTDQPFGVNFAIGQHGRPYEEMLEVAIEKKVPVISMTGGNPQPLLERLQGTGTATLVLVSSVRQAQKAEALGADAVMAVGQEGGGHLGRDDTGTMVLIPRVVDAVSIPVAASGGIGDGRGLLAALALGADGIEMGTRFIATKECLHAHQAYQSLILQGSENDTVVIKRTLGAPARALDTRTTRLILEKEGQGATYDHLQPLISGQTNKKLIHEGHIDEGFGWAGQVIGMIDDVPSVADLLERMEEEAQARVKRCQEAVDNNG